The nucleotide window CTTAGGGTTTATCCTCGGCAAAAACTGGGAATGAGCGCCATCGGATTGACGTGGATTGACGCGGAATGACTCGATTACGCACTCAGATTGATCGAATCGATCAATTTTGAGATACCGAACGAACCGCGCCTGCGCCACGGATTGCCACGCTCCGGTGACCGCCTCCCGCTCGCGGCAAGCTACACTATGCGCGCCATGCGCCGGGCGCTCCGTTCGCTCGCGTGCTTCCACGATTCGTTTCGTTCAGCCGTCAACCATCCATGAAAGTTGCGAACCGCCGCGAGGCGATTTTCAAAGCCGTTCTGTCCGGCATGACCGACGTCGCCGCACTGTGCGCGCATTTCGGCATGTCGGAAGCGACCGTGCGCCGCGATCTGCGCGCACTCGCCGACGAGCGCCGTATCGTGCGCACCTACGGCGGCGCCGCTGCGCCGGTGCGCATGCACGAACCCGAAGAGTCGCTGGAATTGCGCCGGGAGAGCTTTCGCGAACAGAAGGACGCCATTGCCCGCGCCGCGGTGGCGCACGTCGACGACGGCGACACCATCTTTCTCGACGGTGGCACGACGACCGAGGCGATGGCGCGTTTTCTGGTCGGACGCGAGGGCGTGCATGTGGTGACCAACAATCTGCTCGCGGTCGGCCCGCTGGCGACCAACAGGGTACCCGTGACCCTGATCGGCGGCGACGTGCGCCCGTCGAGCATGAGCGTGCTCGGGCCACTCGCACAGCTGGCGCTCTCTCGGGTGTCCGTCGACAAAGCCTTCCTCGGCGCCGACGGCGTCGTCGCCGGACGTGGCCTGTGCGAAGCGTCCGCCGAACAGGCGTGGCTCAAGGAATGCATCATCCGTCAGTCGGCGAGCGTGTATGTCCTGGTGACCGCCAACAAGCTCGACCGCGCAAGCCAGCAACACTGGACACCGCTCGAACGCGCCTGGACACTGGTGACCGACGCCGGTGCGGACGACGACGCGCTGACAGAATTCCGAAAGCACGCCGAGATCACGATCGAATCGGTGGGCTGATGCGAAGCCAAGCGCCACCCGCGCCCTCGATCGCCGGGCCGGGTGGTTCCCACGACGCCATACAGGACAGCACGCCATCGACATGACCACCGACGCCGCTCTCGTTTCCGCCTTCGCCCCCACTGGCGTGCTGCGCGCCTGCATCAACCTGGGCAATCCCATCCTCGCGGGCCTCGACGCGCAGTCGCGGCCCTGTGGCATTTCGGTGGATCTGGCGACGGCGCTCGCGCAGCGCCTCGGCGTGCCGCTCGCATTGCAAACCGTCGACGCGGCAGGGAAATCGGTTGACGCGGTGGCCTCCGAAGCGGCCGACGTCGGCTTCTTCGCGGTCGATCCGAAGCGGGCGGCCGCCATTGCATTTACCGCGCCATACGTGTTGATCGAGGGCTATTACCTCGTGCCCGACGCATCGGAGGTGAGGGTCAATGCGGACGTCGACCGTCCCGGCACGCGCGTGGTCGTCGGCAAAGGCAGTGCTTACGACCTGTTCCTCACGCGCGAACTGAAGCATGCGGAGATCGTGCGCGCACCGACGTCGCCGGCCGTGGTGACGACCTTTCTCAGCGGCGGGTATGACGTCGCCGCGGGGGTAAAGCAGCAAATCGAGGCAGACATTGCCGGCACGCCCGGTTATCGCCTTCTGGGCGAGCGATTCATGGTGATTCGTCAGGCGATGGGGCTGCCGATCGGGCGCGGCGAGGCCGCCAACGCCTTCCTCGCCGCGTTCGTCGAAGCGATGAAAACGTCAGGCTTCGTGGCCGAAGCGCTGCGCCGTCACGGCATAGACGGCGTGTCGGTCGCGCCCTGAGCGAGGCGGGATCGAGCGCCGGGCGAACCGACCGTCACCACGGTGCCGGCGCCGGCACCGCACACGGGCCGTCGATACCGACGCTGGTGAAATCAGCCGGCCCCACCACCTCCAGATACTCCATGTCGGGCGAATAGTCGAAGAGGAAATGGCGAATGCCGGGACGCTGGTGCACGCAGTCTCCCGCCTCCACGAGCGTTTCCTTGTCTTCGTACATGAACTTCGCCCAGCCCTTGAGCATGTACACGATGTGGAAATCGGCCCCGTGGATATGCCATCCCGTGCCAGCCTCCGGCGCGCTGTTGGCACGTACCAGATGGGCGATGACCTTGCCACCGGTGGCATCGGCAATGCCGAGATCGCGATACACGAAGAAATCGCGCAGGCCCCCACCGACGAAAGCGGTATCGCCTGGCTTGACGTGCGAGAACTTGTTTGGGGTGCTGTTCATGATGTCGGTTGTGACTCCATAAAAACTACGGGATGGGAAACCGCGACTACTGCGCCGTCCAGCCGCCGTCGGCGGCCCACGTCGCGCCGCGGACCTCCGCCGCCATCGGCGAGCAGAGCATCAATGCGATGCTCCCGAGCATCTCCGGCGTCACGAATTGACCGGACGGCTGTTTTTCCCCGAGCAAACGCGTGCGCGCGTCGTCCGCCGAGAGTCCTTCGCGCAGGGCAAGATCGTCGATCTGTTTCTGTACCAGCGGCGTGAGCACGAAACCCGGACAGATGGCATTGCACGTCACGCCGGTCGTCGCCGTTTCCAGCGCGGTGACCTTCGTGAGTCCGACCAGGCCGTGCTTGGCGGCCACATAGGCCGACTTTCCGGCGGAGCCCACCAGTCCGTGCACCGACGCGATGTTGACGATCCGCCCCCAGTTTCTCTCGCGCATACCCGCAAGGGCATGCCGCGTCGTGTGAAACGCCGACGTCAGGTTGATCGCGATAATGTCGTCCCACTGCTGCGCCGGAAACGACTCGATGGGCGCCACGTGCTGGATGCCCGCATTATTGACAAGGATGTCCACGCCGCCGAAGCGCTCGCGTGCGACGTCGAACATGTGCTCGATCTCGTCGGCGCGGCGCATGTCCGCGGGGAGATGAATCGCATGCGCGCCGGTCGATTCGACCGCGCGGCGCGCCGCTTCGACATCGCCAAAGCCGTTGAGCACGATATTCGCGCCGGCACGTGCGAGCGCCTGGGCGATGCCCAATCCGATGCCGCTCGTCGAACCGGTAATCAGTGCCGTCTTGCCGTTCAGGCGCATTGCAGCGTCCATCTCAGGTGCGGTACGAGCCGAAGTGGAGGAAATGGCGGTCATGTTCACACCAGCCCCGTCGTGTAATAGAGCGCGATCACGAAGAACACCGCCATCGTCTTGATCACCGTCACGGCGAAGATGTCGCGATACGATTCGCGGTGCGTGAGACCGGTCACGGCGAGCAACGTGATGACCGCGCCGTTGTGCGGCAGTGTGTCCATGCCGCCGCTGGCCATGGCGACCACGCGGTGCAGCACCTCGAGCGGAATGTGCGACGCCTGCGCCGCCTTGATGAACGTGTCGGACATGGCCGCAAGCGCGATGCTCATCCCGCCCGACGCGGAGCCCGTGATGCCCGCGAGCGTGGAGACGGAGACCGCGGCGTTCACGAGCGGGTTGGGAATTCCCTTGAGTGCGTCGGCCACCACGAGGAAGCCGGGGAGCGCCGCGATGACGCCGCCGAATCCATACTCGGACGCCGTGTTGAGCGTCGCGAGCAATGCACCGGAGACAGCGACCTTCGTACCGTTGGCGAAACGGTCGCGCACCTTGCCGAACGCGGTGACAAGCACGAGCAGGATGCCGGTCAGCAATGCCCCCTCCACCGCCCAGATCGCCACCACGCCGTTGATCGAGATCGACACCGGTGCATGAAGCCCCGGGAGGATATCGGGCGTGACATCGAATTGGCCGCCGTACCAATGCGGGATCGCCTTCGTGAGGGCGTAGTTCACCACGCCGACGAGGATCAGCGGCGTGATGGCGAGCACGGGGTTCGGCAGATTGTCCGAGTTCACTCGCTCGGGCTCATTGAGCAGCGAGGCACCATAGCCCTCGCCGTTGGCCGCGGCGGCGCGGCGGCGCCATTCGAGATAAGTCAGCCCCACCACGACGATGA belongs to Pandoraea pnomenusa and includes:
- a CDS encoding 3-hydroxybutyrate dehydrogenase encodes the protein MDAAMRLNGKTALITGSTSGIGLGIAQALARAGANIVLNGFGDVEAARRAVESTGAHAIHLPADMRRADEIEHMFDVARERFGGVDILVNNAGIQHVAPIESFPAQQWDDIIAINLTSAFHTTRHALAGMRERNWGRIVNIASVHGLVGSAGKSAYVAAKHGLVGLTKVTALETATTGVTCNAICPGFVLTPLVQKQIDDLALREGLSADDARTRLLGEKQPSGQFVTPEMLGSIALMLCSPMAAEVRGATWAADGGWTAQ
- a CDS encoding ABC transporter substrate-binding protein; this encodes MTTDAALVSAFAPTGVLRACINLGNPILAGLDAQSRPCGISVDLATALAQRLGVPLALQTVDAAGKSVDAVASEAADVGFFAVDPKRAAAIAFTAPYVLIEGYYLVPDASEVRVNADVDRPGTRVVVGKGSAYDLFLTRELKHAEIVRAPTSPAVVTTFLSGGYDVAAGVKQQIEADIAGTPGYRLLGERFMVIRQAMGLPIGRGEAANAFLAAFVEAMKTSGFVAEALRRHGIDGVSVAP
- a CDS encoding cupin domain-containing protein; this encodes MNSTPNKFSHVKPGDTAFVGGGLRDFFVYRDLGIADATGGKVIAHLVRANSAPEAGTGWHIHGADFHIVYMLKGWAKFMYEDKETLVEAGDCVHQRPGIRHFLFDYSPDMEYLEVVGPADFTSVGIDGPCAVPAPAPW
- a CDS encoding DeoR/GlpR family DNA-binding transcription regulator encodes the protein MKVANRREAIFKAVLSGMTDVAALCAHFGMSEATVRRDLRALADERRIVRTYGGAAAPVRMHEPEESLELRRESFREQKDAIARAAVAHVDDGDTIFLDGGTTTEAMARFLVGREGVHVVTNNLLAVGPLATNRVPVTLIGGDVRPSSMSVLGPLAQLALSRVSVDKAFLGADGVVAGRGLCEASAEQAWLKECIIRQSASVYVLVTANKLDRASQQHWTPLERAWTLVTDAGADDDALTEFRKHAEITIESVG
- a CDS encoding GntP family permease, with protein sequence MSFLIVLAALAFLMFVAYRGYSVILFAPIAALGAVLLTQPEAVAPVFSGIFMDKLVGFVKLYLPVFLLGAVFGKVIELSGFSESIVAAAIKYIGRTRANAVIVAVCALLTYGGVSLFVVVFAVYPFAAELYRQSNIPKRLMPGAIALGAFSFTMDSLPGTPQIQNIIPTTFFKTTAWAAPVLGVAGAVFIVVVGLTYLEWRRRAAAANGEGYGASLLNEPERVNSDNLPNPVLAITPLILVGVVNYALTKAIPHWYGGQFDVTPDILPGLHAPVSISINGVVAIWAVEGALLTGILLVLVTAFGKVRDRFANGTKVAVSGALLATLNTASEYGFGGVIAALPGFLVVADALKGIPNPLVNAAVSVSTLAGITGSASGGMSIALAAMSDTFIKAAQASHIPLEVLHRVVAMASGGMDTLPHNGAVITLLAVTGLTHRESYRDIFAVTVIKTMAVFFVIALYYTTGLV